The following proteins are encoded in a genomic region of Neoarius graeffei isolate fNeoGra1 chromosome 6, fNeoGra1.pri, whole genome shotgun sequence:
- the LOC132887672 gene encoding uncharacterized protein LOC132887672 isoform X2, producing the protein MDGVEKQGSLITLAWSNNTQDTQNESSSDEHGTASAALEIDSENTPATGETHTRDSVCDAVCEEQQLQREATMRSLVDIQRRVEQRWQRDRDRQILRVQERLSIIQNRKTDEDLLGLRHEATFRHLTNTLQQEDEQQQKMLVREKLQQLWRERSCILQSRRERNTTEFQELLTPTAQCATDAEDVLNTQTHTTQHNTHV; encoded by the exons ATGGATGGTGTTGAGAAACAGGGATCACTGATCACACTAGCCTGGAGCAACaatacacag GACACTCAGAACGAGAGCAGCAGCGATGAACATGGAACAGCATCAGCAGCTCTGGAGATTGACTCGGAGAACACACCGGCCAccggtgagacacacacacgggaCAGTGTGTGTGACgcagtgtgtgaggaacagcagCTCCAACGAGAAGCCACCATGCGCAGCCTCGTCGACATCCAAAGAAGAGTAGAGCAGCGCTGGCAACGAGATCGAGATCGACAAATCCTTAGA GTTCAGGAGCGACTGTCCATCATTCAGAACAGGAAGACAGATGAGGACCTGCTGGGCCTGAGACACGAGGCAACATTCAGACACCTGACCAACACACTgcagcag GAAGATGAGCAGCAGCAGAAGATGTTGGTCAGAGAGAAACTgcagcagctgtggagagaaCGTTCTTGTATTCTACAGTCTAGAAGagagag GAACACGACTGAATTTCAGGAGCTCCTCACACCAACAGCTCAGTGTGCAACTGATGCAGAAGATGTGctcaacacacagacacacacaacgcaACACAACACACACGTGTAA
- the LOC132887672 gene encoding uncharacterized protein LOC132887672 isoform X1 produces MDGVEKQGSLITLAWSNNTQEVISAQPEMQTTEATSADSHTPDSTHSTFPQHEHTPCAQRHTVVEPLQDQCTSSMDTQNESSSDEHGTASAALEIDSENTPATGETHTRDSVCDAVCEEQQLQREATMRSLVDIQRRVEQRWQRDRDRQILRVQERLSIIQNRKTDEDLLGLRHEATFRHLTNTLQQEDEQQQKMLVREKLQQLWRERSCILQSRRERNTTEFQELLTPTAQCATDAEDVLNTQTHTTQHNTHV; encoded by the exons ATGGATGGTGTTGAGAAACAGGGATCACTGATCACACTAGCCTGGAGCAACaatacacag GAAGTGATCTCAGCTCAACCTGAAATGCAGACGACAGAAGCGACGTCTGCAGACTCACACACTCCGGACTCCACACACTCCACTTTCCCTCAGCACGAACACACACCGTGTGCACAGAGACACACCGTCGTGGAGCCGCTACAGGATCAGTGCACATCCAGCATG GACACTCAGAACGAGAGCAGCAGCGATGAACATGGAACAGCATCAGCAGCTCTGGAGATTGACTCGGAGAACACACCGGCCAccggtgagacacacacacgggaCAGTGTGTGTGACgcagtgtgtgaggaacagcagCTCCAACGAGAAGCCACCATGCGCAGCCTCGTCGACATCCAAAGAAGAGTAGAGCAGCGCTGGCAACGAGATCGAGATCGACAAATCCTTAGA GTTCAGGAGCGACTGTCCATCATTCAGAACAGGAAGACAGATGAGGACCTGCTGGGCCTGAGACACGAGGCAACATTCAGACACCTGACCAACACACTgcagcag GAAGATGAGCAGCAGCAGAAGATGTTGGTCAGAGAGAAACTgcagcagctgtggagagaaCGTTCTTGTATTCTACAGTCTAGAAGagagag GAACACGACTGAATTTCAGGAGCTCCTCACACCAACAGCTCAGTGTGCAACTGATGCAGAAGATGTGctcaacacacagacacacacaacgcaACACAACACACACGTGTAA